The following are encoded together in the Fodinibius salinus genome:
- a CDS encoding Glu/Leu/Phe/Val family dehydrogenase gives MPNKKNNSGAGYYKEPGPKLDEESPFESMMERFRFAAEILDLDEGMFQYLSSPVKQVTVSVPILMDSGNIRVFQGYRVIHNNILGPSKGGIRYSPDVNLEEVNALAAWMTWKCAIVNVPFGGAKGGVRCDPNELSDGELERLTRRYTANMLEVFGPDRDIPAPDMNTDEQIMAWIMDTYSMNAHKTETAVVTGKPIILGGSYGRKKATGRGVVTVTLAALNKKGILPNNCTVAVQGFGNVGSVTAELMYEQGAKVVAISDIAGGYYNENGIDIPKALEYAEENDGSLEGYPEAEEITNEELLQIECDVLIPAAKEDQINRENASDINARIIAEGANGPVTANADGILESKGIMVVPDILANAGGVTVSYFEWVQDRQGYFWTEERVNRRLNRMMRDAFDQLFKTKEKYDITLRQAAYVFGINKVAMTLKRRGLYA, from the coding sequence ATGCCTAATAAAAAAAACAATAGCGGTGCCGGATATTATAAAGAACCTGGTCCGAAGCTTGACGAGGAATCGCCTTTCGAATCTATGATGGAACGGTTCCGTTTTGCCGCGGAAATATTGGATCTTGATGAAGGAATGTTTCAATACCTTTCGAGCCCAGTCAAGCAAGTAACTGTTTCTGTTCCCATTTTGATGGATTCAGGAAACATCAGAGTGTTTCAGGGATATCGCGTAATTCACAATAATATACTTGGCCCTTCAAAAGGTGGCATTCGCTATTCGCCCGATGTTAATCTGGAAGAAGTTAATGCCCTGGCCGCATGGATGACCTGGAAATGTGCCATTGTAAACGTACCCTTCGGCGGAGCCAAAGGTGGTGTACGATGTGATCCCAACGAACTTTCAGATGGCGAACTCGAACGCCTGACGCGCCGCTATACTGCGAATATGCTTGAAGTGTTTGGACCCGACCGTGATATCCCTGCTCCGGATATGAATACCGACGAGCAGATTATGGCCTGGATTATGGATACTTACAGCATGAATGCGCACAAAACCGAAACGGCGGTTGTAACCGGAAAACCCATTATTTTAGGTGGATCATACGGACGTAAAAAAGCTACGGGCCGAGGTGTTGTTACCGTTACGCTAGCTGCACTCAACAAAAAAGGAATTCTGCCTAATAACTGCACGGTCGCTGTACAAGGATTTGGAAATGTTGGCTCGGTAACCGCAGAACTTATGTACGAACAGGGAGCCAAAGTAGTAGCTATCAGTGATATTGCCGGGGGATATTATAACGAAAATGGAATCGACATCCCCAAGGCACTAGAATACGCTGAAGAAAATGACGGTTCGCTGGAAGGATATCCTGAAGCCGAAGAGATCACTAACGAAGAACTGCTACAAATCGAATGCGACGTCCTTATTCCTGCTGCCAAAGAAGATCAAATAAACCGCGAAAATGCCAGTGATATTAATGCCCGTATTATTGCAGAGGGCGCCAATGGTCCTGTCACTGCCAATGCTGATGGTATCCTCGAAAGCAAAGGTATTATGGTCGTACCCGACATTCTGGCTAATGCCGGTGGTGTTACGGTTTCATATTTTGAATGGGTGCAGGATAGACAGGGATATTTCTGGACTGAAGAACGCGTTAACCGCCGTCTTAACCGAATGATGCGTGATGCTTTTGATCAGTTGTTTAAGACCAAAGAGAAATATGATATTACTCTGCGTCAGGCGGCCTACGTATTTGGAATTAATAAAGTAGCAATGACCCTTAAAAGACGTGGCTTATATGCCTAA
- a CDS encoding HNH endonuclease, with translation MDARVLVLNKDYQPLSICSVHRSIKLLFLDKAEMVHDYPERKVRTVSKEYDYPSVIRLRRFINIPYNKIVLTRHNIMKRDAKTCQYCGSSHNLTIDHVVPKSRGGKDTWENLVTACDECNVKKGNRTPEEATMPLKKKPYRPIHITFLQSILGSVEEDWKPYLYMTN, from the coding sequence ATGGATGCACGAGTTTTGGTTCTAAATAAGGATTATCAACCGCTGAGTATTTGCTCGGTACATCGGTCTATTAAACTGCTGTTTTTAGATAAGGCAGAAATGGTGCACGATTATCCCGAGCGCAAGGTTCGTACTGTCTCTAAAGAATATGATTATCCTTCCGTAATTCGTCTGCGTCGCTTCATTAATATTCCGTATAATAAAATTGTACTTACGCGGCATAACATTATGAAGCGTGATGCCAAGACCTGTCAATACTGTGGATCTTCACATAATCTGACTATTGATCATGTAGTACCGAAAAGTCGGGGTGGCAAAGACACCTGGGAAAATCTGGTGACGGCTTGTGATGAGTGTAATGTAAAGAAGGGAAATCGTACGCCGGAAGAGGCCACTATGCCGTTGAAGAAAAAGCCCTATCGACCTATTCATATTACTTTTTTGCAGTCAATATTGGGTAGTGTAGAAGAAGATTGGAAACCCTATCTTTATATGACGAATTGA
- the mnmA gene encoding tRNA 2-thiouridine(34) synthase MnmA: protein MSSKGRVLVAMSGGVDSSVAAVMLKEQGYDVIGITMKTWDYSRVGGKSDKETGCCTLESMNDAREIAVNHGFKHFIVDIRDEFGDWVIDRFVDDYMSGRTPNPCVLCNTHIKWAALLRRADNLGCDYIATGHYANVREENGRHIISKGLDPQKDQSYALWGVEQKHLARTIFPLGDYEKTEIRDLAEEFGLTKVADKPDSYEICFVPDDNYRRFLKDRVDGLEDRVKGGKFVDQDGNIVGEHEGYPFYTIGQRRGLDLALGKRVYVTDINPDTNVITIGEKEDLVSTTCRAKNINLSKYGEVPGGQMDIIGKIRYNDDGVMGQLTQLGDDEIEVEFPTGREAITPGQAVVCYEGDDVVAGGWIHKVNVDADALLQKV, encoded by the coding sequence ATGAGTAGCAAAGGACGAGTATTAGTAGCCATGAGCGGAGGGGTAGACTCTTCGGTTGCGGCGGTGATGCTCAAAGAACAGGGATATGACGTCATCGGAATTACGATGAAAACGTGGGACTACTCCCGCGTGGGTGGCAAGTCGGATAAAGAGACTGGCTGCTGTACGCTCGAATCGATGAATGATGCCCGTGAAATTGCTGTCAATCATGGATTTAAGCACTTTATTGTGGATATCCGTGATGAGTTTGGCGACTGGGTTATCGATCGTTTCGTGGATGATTATATGAGCGGCCGTACGCCCAATCCCTGCGTGCTTTGCAATACACATATCAAATGGGCAGCCCTGTTGCGTCGGGCGGATAATCTTGGTTGTGATTATATTGCTACCGGCCACTATGCCAATGTGCGTGAAGAAAATGGGCGGCATATTATTTCGAAGGGTCTGGACCCCCAAAAAGATCAGTCCTATGCGCTGTGGGGGGTTGAGCAAAAGCATTTAGCGCGCACAATTTTTCCTTTGGGTGACTATGAAAAAACAGAAATTCGTGATTTGGCCGAAGAGTTTGGGCTCACCAAAGTGGCCGATAAGCCCGATTCCTATGAAATTTGTTTTGTCCCTGATGACAATTATCGTCGTTTTTTGAAAGATCGTGTAGATGGTCTTGAAGATCGTGTAAAAGGCGGTAAGTTTGTTGATCAGGATGGGAACATTGTAGGAGAGCACGAAGGGTATCCCTTTTATACCATCGGTCAGCGTCGAGGTCTGGATCTGGCTCTTGGCAAGCGCGTATATGTGACGGATATTAATCCCGATACAAACGTAATTACCATTGGTGAAAAAGAAGATTTGGTAAGCACTACGTGCCGCGCTAAAAATATTAATCTTAGCAAGTATGGTGAAGTGCCCGGCGGACAAATGGATATAATTGGAAAGATCCGCTATAACGATGATGGTGTTATGGGGCAGTTAACCCAACTTGGAGATGATGAAATTGAGGTTGAGTTTCCCACTGGTCGCGAAGCCATAACCCCCGGACAGGCGGTTGTTTGCTATGAAGGTGACGATGTTGTAGCCGGCGGGTGGATCCACAAGGTCAATGTAGATGCAGACGCGCTATTGCAGAAAGTATAA
- a CDS encoding DUF4412 domain-containing protein, translated as MRKAKHYLSAMLLVACFTQPAAAQFEGQITYESYNYSEQQTEEQQDEFTLTITPDRMMLSGNNSYNFMESIDTEGLLVRLDNEDFVFMTGKNQALKISKSDITSLMNMFDNGESPSDVAEEVDEINYKKTGETTDILGYKCEKFIFRDEDNEDEYAIVWMTKEINVNWGMLADPWSGSAEDIVSNFPTNLVFKEKYFPVRVESYEDGQLDSKLEAKTISEKEISSRMVEVPSGISVMTFQEYLFNQMEN; from the coding sequence ATGAGAAAAGCAAAACATTATTTGTCCGCTATGCTTTTGGTTGCCTGTTTTACACAGCCGGCAGCTGCACAATTTGAGGGTCAAATTACTTACGAGAGTTATAACTATTCTGAACAGCAGACCGAAGAACAACAGGATGAATTTACACTTACCATAACGCCAGATCGTATGATGTTGAGTGGTAATAATTCCTACAATTTCATGGAATCTATTGATACCGAAGGGCTACTTGTACGTCTGGATAACGAAGATTTTGTGTTTATGACGGGCAAAAACCAAGCGCTCAAAATATCAAAATCCGATATTACATCTCTGATGAATATGTTTGATAACGGAGAGAGTCCTTCAGATGTAGCCGAGGAAGTTGATGAAATTAACTATAAAAAAACTGGAGAAACAACTGATATCTTGGGATACAAATGCGAAAAGTTCATCTTTCGCGATGAGGATAACGAGGATGAATATGCGATTGTGTGGATGACCAAGGAGATTAATGTGAACTGGGGTATGCTAGCTGACCCATGGAGTGGCAGTGCCGAGGACATTGTAAGCAATTTTCCTACTAACCTGGTGTTTAAAGAAAAGTATTTCCCCGTTCGCGTTGAAAGTTATGAGGATGGCCAGCTGGATTCAAAACTGGAAGCTAAAACTATCAGCGAAAAAGAAATTAGTTCTCGCATGGTTGAGGTTCCATCCGGTATTTCGGTGATGACCTTTCAGGAATATTTGTTCAACCAAATGGAGAATTAG
- a CDS encoding anti-sigma factor, protein MANEQSHTEKFEQLCAGYVLHALDREEREEFEEMLGEASAEERDLYQTMWTTANQLAFTVEQEEPPADLKERLMEIIREQQQDQNDNTVTNIDEGSPSDDKDRFNWSALGVAASFALLIVSLSLIFYSFNLNSSLSNKNNIIAEKNTQITQLKNELERKEEMLSILEARDVDLVMMAGRDVNPNGYGKVIWNASKQQALLQVSNLPTEASDKDYQLWLIKNNKPVSAGVFSVGNQNDAFFKIEQMAEADKQSTNAFAITLEPKGGVSQPTGDVYLLGNVGNK, encoded by the coding sequence ATGGCTAATGAACAATCACATACCGAAAAATTCGAGCAGCTCTGTGCCGGTTACGTGCTGCATGCTTTAGACAGAGAAGAACGAGAAGAGTTTGAAGAAATGCTTGGCGAAGCATCGGCCGAAGAACGTGATCTGTATCAAACAATGTGGACAACTGCCAACCAGTTGGCCTTTACAGTAGAACAAGAAGAACCACCTGCCGATCTTAAAGAACGACTGATGGAAATCATTCGTGAACAGCAACAGGATCAAAATGATAACACCGTAACAAACATTGATGAAGGTTCCCCATCGGATGACAAAGACCGCTTTAATTGGTCAGCTTTGGGCGTTGCTGCCTCTTTTGCCTTGTTGATTGTAAGCCTCAGCCTCATTTTCTATTCCTTTAACCTAAATTCTTCGTTATCTAATAAGAATAACATCATAGCAGAAAAAAATACACAGATCACGCAACTAAAAAACGAGCTGGAGCGTAAAGAAGAGATGCTTTCCATCCTTGAAGCCCGTGATGTGGACTTGGTTATGATGGCTGGACGTGATGTAAATCCAAATGGATACGGCAAAGTAATTTGGAATGCAAGTAAACAGCAGGCGCTGCTACAAGTATCAAACCTGCCAACGGAAGCCAGTGATAAAGATTATCAACTGTGGCTTATCAAGAATAATAAACCGGTAAGTGCCGGCGTATTTTCGGTTGGTAACCAGAATGATGCCTTCTTTAAAATTGAACAAATGGCTGAAGCTGACAAACAGTCAACCAATGCTTTTGCCATCACTCTGGAACCCAAAGGGGGTGTGTCTCAACCTACCGGCGACGTATACTTATTGGGTAATGTAGGCAACAAGTAA
- a CDS encoding sigma-70 family RNA polymerase sigma factor: protein MILFTLLATIGKITHGNSDDEIELMKRIQARDEEAIEELYNLYNKLLFGMVISIVKKREEAEDVLQEIFVKIWNKADQFKPDRGNVYSWIVTLARNTAIDRIRSKGYKTQQKQSVSIHQPLFSLEGDKHDPMETTIFSDRAELVQKALDKIPEKQSKVIKIAYYRGMTQREISDHLDIPLGTVKTRTRQGMIKLKRILEEHISTDG, encoded by the coding sequence GTGATTTTATTCACTCTTCTTGCCACCATCGGAAAAATAACACATGGAAATTCCGATGACGAAATTGAATTAATGAAGCGCATTCAAGCTCGCGACGAGGAAGCCATAGAGGAGCTCTACAATCTATATAACAAACTGCTCTTTGGAATGGTCATCTCGATTGTGAAAAAACGAGAAGAAGCTGAAGATGTACTGCAAGAAATTTTTGTTAAAATATGGAATAAAGCAGATCAGTTTAAACCAGACCGGGGCAATGTATATAGCTGGATTGTTACCCTGGCACGAAATACCGCTATTGATCGTATCCGATCAAAAGGATATAAAACACAGCAAAAACAATCAGTAAGTATTCACCAGCCGCTTTTTTCGCTTGAAGGAGATAAACATGATCCGATGGAAACAACTATTTTTTCTGATCGGGCAGAGCTGGTTCAAAAAGCTCTTGATAAAATTCCCGAGAAACAAAGCAAGGTGATTAAAATTGCATATTATCGTGGCATGACTCAGCGAGAAATTTCTGACCACCTAGACATCCCCCTGGGTACCGTAAAAACAAGAACCCGACAGGGAATGATAAAATTAAAACGCATATTAGAAGAACATATATCAACTGATGGCTAA
- a CDS encoding metallophosphoesterase, whose amino-acid sequence MTYWFWFGLVFVFQLATWIILADIGKLISRFLVADTALVNRWHTRVVFGLFLLTFLFMGWKTYKDTTQIVTDELSIAIDDLPASLKGFKLVHISDIQGDEYTGRKEIARYVEAVNATNPDLIIFTGDLISYGTDFIAMSAQELGKVRATYGTIAVVGDHDYWAGTPNIEQALANEGIPLLQNQNQKFSSDGDHTVRVTGITEVYSKTSDPEVVDSVTNNAGGAALKIFASHQVDDDLVAEAQQNGYDMMLAGHTHGGQIRVPFFGMGFSAAERETKYVSGLYHKNKLPIHINNGLGFTLGPIRYDAQPTVTVITLKEKDR is encoded by the coding sequence TTGACGTATTGGTTCTGGTTTGGGTTGGTGTTTGTCTTTCAGTTAGCGACATGGATAATTTTAGCAGATATAGGAAAGCTAATTAGTCGGTTTTTAGTTGCTGATACAGCACTGGTTAATCGATGGCATACAAGAGTAGTCTTCGGATTATTTCTTTTGACTTTTCTTTTTATGGGATGGAAAACGTATAAGGATACTACTCAAATTGTAACCGATGAATTGAGCATAGCTATTGATGATCTTCCGGCATCACTCAAAGGATTTAAACTTGTACATATTTCTGATATTCAGGGTGATGAGTACACTGGTCGCAAAGAGATTGCCCGGTATGTTGAGGCAGTTAATGCAACGAATCCCGATCTTATTATTTTTACCGGCGATTTGATTTCTTATGGCACTGATTTTATTGCAATGTCAGCCCAAGAGCTAGGTAAGGTTAGAGCCACGTATGGCACCATTGCGGTAGTGGGTGACCATGACTACTGGGCAGGTACCCCAAATATAGAGCAGGCACTGGCCAACGAAGGTATCCCGCTGCTGCAGAATCAAAATCAAAAATTTTCCTCAGATGGTGACCATACCGTTCGGGTTACCGGTATTACCGAAGTATATAGCAAGACATCTGATCCTGAAGTTGTTGATTCAGTGACTAATAATGCAGGAGGTGCGGCACTAAAAATTTTTGCTTCCCATCAGGTTGATGATGATTTGGTCGCTGAGGCCCAACAAAATGGTTACGATATGATGTTGGCCGGTCATACCCACGGGGGACAAATTCGAGTGCCATTTTTTGGAATGGGATTTTCAGCTGCCGAACGAGAAACAAAGTATGTTAGCGGTTTATATCATAAAAATAAGCTGCCGATTCATATTAATAATGGACTTGGTTTTACCTTGGGCCCCATCCGCTACGATGCCCAGCCAACCGTTACTGTTATAACACTAAAGGAAAAGGATAGATAA
- a CDS encoding thioredoxin domain-containing protein: protein MSESNYNPDNNLSEASSPYLLQHADNPVNWYPWGDKAFEKARREDKPVMVSIGYATCHWCHVMAHESFEDEEIARLMNEAFVNIKVDREERPDIDNTYMLVCQMMTGSGGWPLNVFLTPDKKPFYAATYIPKVGRHGRPGMHELVPWISKLWENEREKIAASSDKIITAFQKSTSFESGDQLGDDILQEAYNKYEQQFDSTHGGFSSSPKFPSPHNLMLLLRYAKQHPASNALQMVEKTLTEMRRGGIFDHIGKGFHRYSTDQQWLLPHFEKMLYDQAMLMIAYTEAWQMTNNDLFKQTANEIADYVFRKMQDDNGGFYSAEDADSEGEEGKFYVWEISEIRELLPTAEAELIIEVFNLTEEGNYKDESTGRHTGKNILHLQKSLATLANERNMSTEKLRTTLEGIRQKLLQARQQRVHPLLDDKILTDWNGLMIAALAKAGRNFSNQKYIEQAQACWQFIASQMLTEDNQLKHRYRNGDVAISAHADDYSFLIWGLIELYQTTFNSKYLQEAVSLQQQFNNSFWDSDDGGFYFTSEEGEELLGRKKEIHDSAIPSSNSVAMMNLLRLGRMTGNTDWEQMADQINKLFSSSIQQAPTGFGFALQGVNFSTSNPKEVIIAGDQNHPQTKEMLHQLRDLFLPNTVILLADPNDNNINNLIPFLDDFGMQNNKPTAYVCQNYSCELPTNDLEKMLELIKKQDNH, encoded by the coding sequence ATGTCAGAGTCCAATTACAATCCCGATAACAATCTCTCAGAAGCATCCAGCCCCTACTTGTTGCAACATGCCGATAATCCCGTAAACTGGTACCCATGGGGAGACAAAGCATTCGAAAAAGCGCGCCGCGAGGATAAACCAGTCATGGTATCTATTGGATATGCAACCTGCCACTGGTGCCATGTGATGGCTCACGAATCATTTGAGGATGAAGAGATTGCCCGCCTGATGAACGAAGCGTTTGTCAATATAAAAGTAGATCGCGAAGAGCGACCAGATATTGACAATACTTATATGCTCGTCTGCCAAATGATGACCGGCAGTGGCGGCTGGCCCCTCAATGTGTTTTTAACACCGGATAAGAAACCCTTTTATGCCGCCACCTATATCCCCAAAGTAGGGCGTCACGGCAGGCCAGGCATGCACGAACTAGTGCCCTGGATTTCTAAGTTGTGGGAAAACGAAAGGGAAAAAATTGCGGCTTCGTCAGATAAAATTATTACCGCCTTTCAAAAATCCACATCGTTCGAATCCGGAGACCAGCTTGGTGATGATATACTGCAAGAGGCATACAACAAATACGAACAGCAGTTTGATAGTACCCACGGTGGTTTCAGCTCATCGCCGAAATTTCCGAGTCCACATAACTTGATGCTGCTCTTACGATATGCCAAACAGCATCCGGCATCTAACGCCCTACAGATGGTTGAAAAAACACTTACGGAAATGCGTAGAGGCGGTATTTTCGATCATATTGGGAAAGGATTTCACCGTTATTCTACTGACCAGCAATGGCTACTTCCCCATTTCGAAAAAATGTTGTATGACCAAGCCATGCTTATGATTGCCTATACCGAAGCTTGGCAGATGACAAACAACGATCTATTTAAGCAAACTGCTAATGAGATTGCTGATTATGTTTTCCGTAAAATGCAGGATGACAACGGCGGCTTTTATTCGGCTGAAGATGCTGACAGTGAAGGCGAAGAGGGCAAATTTTATGTTTGGGAAATTTCAGAGATCCGCGAACTACTTCCCACCGCTGAAGCGGAATTAATCATTGAGGTATTTAATCTAACAGAAGAAGGAAATTATAAGGACGAATCCACCGGAAGGCATACCGGAAAAAACATTCTACATCTGCAAAAATCATTGGCAACACTTGCCAATGAACGGAATATGTCAACTGAAAAGCTGAGAACTACGCTTGAAGGTATCCGTCAAAAATTACTGCAGGCTCGTCAACAGCGCGTGCATCCGCTGCTTGATGATAAAATCCTAACCGACTGGAATGGATTGATGATAGCCGCTCTTGCCAAAGCCGGACGAAACTTTAGCAATCAAAAATATATTGAGCAAGCCCAGGCATGTTGGCAGTTCATTGCATCCCAGATGCTTACCGAAGACAACCAACTTAAGCACCGTTACCGCAACGGGGATGTAGCTATTAGTGCCCATGCCGATGATTATTCTTTTCTAATCTGGGGCCTCATCGAACTGTATCAGACAACCTTTAATTCAAAATACCTGCAAGAGGCTGTCTCTCTACAGCAACAATTTAATAACTCGTTTTGGGACTCTGATGACGGCGGATTTTACTTCACTTCTGAGGAGGGGGAAGAACTTCTGGGGCGCAAAAAGGAAATTCATGACAGCGCTATACCCTCCAGCAACTCGGTAGCCATGATGAATTTACTGCGGCTGGGTCGCATGACCGGCAATACTGATTGGGAACAAATGGCTGACCAAATAAATAAACTTTTCTCTTCTAGTATTCAGCAAGCACCTACGGGATTTGGGTTTGCTTTACAAGGAGTCAACTTTTCAACGTCAAATCCAAAGGAGGTTATTATTGCCGGTGATCAGAATCATCCCCAAACGAAAGAAATGCTCCACCAATTGCGCGACCTTTTCCTCCCCAATACAGTAATTCTACTTGCTGATCCAAACGATAACAACATTAATAATCTGATACCGTTTCTGGATGATTTTGGAATGCAGAACAACAAACCAACAGCATATGTATGCCAAAATTATAGCTGTGAACTACCAACTAATGACCTAGAAAAAATGCTTGAGCTGATTAAGAAACAAGATAATCATTGA
- a CDS encoding methylglyoxal synthase — translation MKTQKNIALIAHDHRKADLIDWCEFNAGTLSKHNLFGTGTTGQMIAEEVGLDITRFNSGPLGGDLQIGAAITENKINMMIFFWDPLQAQPHDVDVKALLRIGVLYNIPMACNRSSADFIISSNLIGEEYDRFLVDYRQRFSKDIND, via the coding sequence ATGAAAACCCAGAAAAATATTGCGCTTATTGCCCACGATCACCGAAAGGCTGATTTAATTGACTGGTGCGAATTTAATGCCGGCACACTTTCCAAACACAACTTATTTGGTACCGGTACTACCGGACAAATGATTGCCGAAGAGGTTGGACTGGACATTACACGTTTTAACAGTGGCCCGTTGGGCGGCGACCTACAAATTGGTGCTGCTATTACCGAAAATAAAATCAATATGATGATTTTTTTCTGGGATCCTCTGCAGGCCCAGCCACACGATGTAGATGTAAAAGCACTACTGCGAATCGGGGTCCTCTACAATATTCCAATGGCATGCAACCGGTCATCAGCTGATTTTATAATTTCTTCGAACCTCATTGGAGAAGAATACGACCGATTTTTGGTGGATTACCGTCAACGTTTTTCTAAAGATATAAATGATTAA
- the ndk gene encoding nucleoside-diphosphate kinase, protein MSVERTLTILKPDCVRKELIGEVTRRIQEAGFKIVAMKMTRLTKDTAAGFYSVHKERPFFDELCEFMSSGPCVPMILEKENAIKDFRDFIGATDPSEAEEGTVRADFADSVGENIIHGSDSVENGQKEANFFFSEQQVTANKA, encoded by the coding sequence ATGTCAGTAGAACGAACACTCACCATTTTAAAGCCCGATTGCGTACGCAAAGAACTTATTGGTGAGGTAACGCGCCGTATCCAAGAGGCTGGTTTTAAGATTGTAGCTATGAAAATGACCCGTTTGACCAAAGATACGGCTGCCGGATTTTATTCCGTTCACAAAGAACGACCTTTCTTTGATGAACTTTGCGAATTTATGAGTAGTGGTCCGTGTGTACCTATGATTTTGGAAAAAGAAAATGCTATTAAGGATTTTCGTGATTTTATTGGTGCTACCGATCCTTCTGAAGCTGAAGAAGGCACGGTTCGGGCGGATTTTGCCGATAGCGTAGGAGAAAATATTATTCATGGTTCCGATTCGGTAGAGAACGGTCAAAAAGAAGCCAACTTTTTCTTTAGCGAGCAACAGGTGACTGCTAATAAAGCATAA
- a CDS encoding exo-beta-N-acetylmuramidase NamZ family protein: MPKLIHLIIGLGLIVGGCNAASLQPKVEVGAEVLLDEHLPKLEGKRVGLVMNPTARVGGSHMLDTLLARDVNVTALFAPEHGFRGDVGAGETIKEGIDQDTGLPVYSLYGSTRKPTSEMLDSVDILLFDMQDVGARFYTYNATMGNVLEAAAADSVPVWVLDRPNPAGGKLISGWMMQKQHQSFVGRYSIPMVHGMTLGELAKMIVGEQWVNSAGQAQLKVIPMEGWKRSMKWPQTGLEWIPPSPNLPTFEHAFIYLGTVFFEGINISEGRGTSDPFLKIGSPTTKLTSNHIAELRRLFSGVQVERISFMPQSMPGKAPHPDFEGQRCYGLEIQVTDPNRFDPVKLGAKLLRVMMDATPNAELNNYIQKLVGINKSELLSQLDNEAYLKTWKQTARKFAEQRKPYLIYD, translated from the coding sequence ATGCCAAAGCTTATCCATCTTATAATTGGTCTGGGTCTGATCGTAGGAGGGTGCAATGCTGCATCCTTACAGCCCAAGGTTGAGGTGGGAGCTGAGGTGTTGTTAGATGAGCATTTACCAAAGCTTGAAGGCAAGCGAGTAGGGCTGGTAATGAATCCCACAGCAAGGGTGGGTGGATCGCATATGCTCGATACCTTGCTAGCTCGGGATGTGAATGTTACGGCTTTGTTTGCTCCGGAACACGGCTTCCGTGGAGATGTGGGAGCTGGAGAAACGATTAAAGAGGGTATCGATCAAGATACTGGTTTGCCCGTCTATTCGCTTTACGGATCAACGCGTAAGCCTACCTCGGAAATGTTGGATAGTGTCGATATTCTGCTTTTTGATATGCAGGATGTGGGTGCTCGTTTTTACACCTATAATGCTACAATGGGTAACGTGCTGGAGGCGGCGGCTGCAGACAGTGTGCCCGTCTGGGTACTGGACCGTCCTAATCCGGCTGGCGGTAAGCTTATTTCTGGCTGGATGATGCAAAAACAGCATCAATCCTTTGTGGGTCGTTACTCCATTCCCATGGTTCATGGTATGACGCTGGGTGAATTAGCAAAAATGATTGTGGGTGAACAGTGGGTTAACAGTGCTGGACAGGCACAACTTAAGGTAATCCCAATGGAAGGATGGAAGCGGTCAATGAAATGGCCGCAAACAGGACTCGAATGGATACCGCCTTCGCCCAATCTGCCTACCTTTGAGCATGCGTTTATCTATTTGGGAACGGTATTTTTTGAAGGCATAAATATATCTGAGGGGCGGGGAACGTCAGATCCGTTTTTGAAAATTGGTTCGCCTACAACGAAGCTGACTTCCAATCATATTGCTGAGTTACGCCGTTTATTTTCGGGTGTACAGGTAGAGCGCATTTCGTTTATGCCACAGTCAATGCCCGGCAAAGCCCCTCATCCTGACTTTGAAGGTCAGCGTTGTTACGGTCTCGAAATTCAGGTAACTGATCCTAACAGGTTTGATCCTGTGAAACTGGGAGCCAAGCTGCTGCGTGTGATGATGGATGCTACTCCCAATGCGGAGCTTAATAATTATATCCAGAAACTGGTCGGCATTAACAAATCAGAGTTGCTGAGCCAGCTGGATAATGAAGCATATCTTAAAACATGGAAGCAAACGGCCCGCAAGTTTGCTGAGCAGCGCAAGCCATATCTGATTTATGATTAA